In Tachysurus fulvidraco isolate hzauxx_2018 chromosome 9, HZAU_PFXX_2.0, whole genome shotgun sequence, the sequence tgtgTTCATTGTCATGTCTATATAACTGTGCAGTGTTACAGGTGGCAGCGTCagtgtatgttgttgttgttcctcgtcctttgtcctgtttagttttgtccatgttcctgttcagtgtaatattatttattaaacctgttgatttgaagctatcctgtatgTGGGGCTGTCGTCCTCCCGGTGTGTATGTGGGGCTGTCGTCCTCCCGGTGTGTATGTGGGGCTGTCGTCCTCCCGGTGTGTATGTGGGGCTGTCGTCCTCCCGGTGTGTATGTGGGGCTGTCGTCCTCCCGGTGTGTATGTGGGGCTGTCGTCCTCCCGGTGTGTATGTTTGGCTGTCGTCCTCCCGGTGTGTATGTGGGGCTGTCGTCCTCCCGGTGTATATGTGGGGCTGACGTCCTCCCGGTGTGTATGTGGGGCTGTCGTCCTCCCGGTGTGTATCTGGGACTGTCGTCCTCCCGGTGTGTATGTTTGGCTGTCGTCCTCCCGGTGTATATGTGGGGCTGTCGTCCTCCCGGTGTGTATGTGGGGCTGTCGTCCTCCCGGTGTGTATGTGGGGCTGTCGTCCTCCCGGTGTGTATGTTTGGCTGTCGTCCTCCGGGTGTGTATGTTTGGCTGTCGTCCTCCCGGTGTGTATGTGGGGCTGTCGTCCTCCCGGTGTGTATGTGGGGCTGTCGTCCTCCCGGTGTGTATGTGGGGCTGTCGTCCTCCCGGTGTGTATGTGGGGCTGTCGTCCTCCCGGTGTGTATGTGGGGCTGTCGTCCTCCCGGTGTGTATCTGGGACTGTCGTCCTCCCGGTGTGTATGTGGGGCTGTCGTCCTCCCGGTGTGTATCTGGGACTGTCGTCCTCCCGGTGTGTATGTGGGGCTGTCGTCCTCCCGGTGTGTATGTGGGGCTGTCGTCCTCCCGGTGTGACACTTTTATCAAGTAAATTATTTTGTACAGAAAGTGAAACTGCATGCGttaatgattatgatgatggaaTATGAGGCAGTCGTcactttgttttggttttttgtgagattttcttcttctcttcattTGTTATGAGTGAAAAACTTTTGAAACACTGTTACATAagttacactcacacacacacacaaacacacacacacacacctacacacatacaaacacacacctacacacatacacatgtacacacgccTATACATTTCCCATTTAGAAGGTAGAATTAGaaaacggagagagagagagaaagagagagagagagagagagagagagcgagagagagagacagagagggagagagggagggagagggagatgggggggaggggggtgtggCATGAGAAGTTGGATGAATTGATagattttttcctccttttctaCATTTAAGGTCCTCAGAATTCTGTGCTTAATTTCTTTAggaaatatgcaaataaataaagtgtgtaaatttGACATGCATCtatgtacaatatttaaattccagtccaaaagaaataaataaatataaagtgcaatattgtgtaaataaatataaagtgcaatattgtgtaaataaatataaagtacaatattgtgtaaataaatataaagtacaatattgtgtaaataaatataaagtgcaatattgtgtaaataaatataaagtacaatattgtgtaaataaatataaagtacaatattgtgtaaataaatataaagtgcaGTGCTGTGTAAATAAGAGTGGAGCTGCAGCTGGGAGATAGTGGATCTCTGCCTTTGTGTTCGCCATGTTCTTCCCTCATTTAGATGGATTGAATGAGCTTTTCCTCTTGAGCTGACACCCTGGtggtatgatgtgtgtgtgtgtgtgtgtgtgtgtgtgtgtgtgtgtgtgtgtgtgtgtgtgtgtgtgtgtgtgtgtgtgtggtgtgtgtgtattgcgtGTTCAATGCTGCTTTCTGATCGGCCATCTGTGCAGCAGAATCCACAGCGTTGGGACCCGACTGCTCATTTAGATGATCGAGTACatgagaggatgtgtgtgtgtgtgtgtgtgtgtgtgtgtgtgtgtgtgttaggatgtGCATCCGTTTCCAatcacacattgtgtgtgtgaagtggctCAGTGGGGGAAACATTAGTAACTGGTGAGTAAAtgactgatcacacacacacacacacacacacacacacacacacacacacacacacacacacacacacacacacacatacatgatcAATGTAATAAATCTCCCTTTATCACACTGTCAGATGGAAATAAAAGTTATTactttaacacaacactgacttCCTGCATTACACTAATAGATGTTCCACACCACTGTGTTAGGATTcagacacatttcattttttatccatttacagttacatttattgTTGTGGAACATCTTTAAAACGAGCTCCTGTTGTCACTTAGGTTAGAGCAGCTATCACCAACCTCTCTGAGTTTTCTTTCAAGTTAATTAGTGAAGCCACAATAAAACATCGGCATCGAGTCTGTGTTCGTGATGGCGTCAGAGTCCTGTTCTTGGCTGGCAGGAGAGGAACCTCATGTGGTCTCCTGCTGCTCATCCAGCTCCAGCTTGGATGTGTTGTGATATGTTTGTGCTCGTCACAGCTGTACAGAGAGATGATCTGAGTGTCTGTATCCTTCCTGCCATCATTCTCTTCTTATCTTCTCATCAACAAAGTGTTTCACTCTACACATCCCTCTACAGATCCTCAGCCCACATCTTGTGTTCATATTTCATTTCTCTACatcattctctctgtcttatTGATGTCTCAGTCTTTTACTCTCCTCCTTTTATTCGTCTTCTCGctcctttctttctcctgcTGTCCTTCTCCTTATCCTGGGAGATTCTTCACAGCACCCTTAAAGCTGGTCCTGAGATAAGAGacacgttgttgttgttgttttcgtTCATAATAAGACGTGTTTGACGTGATCTTGTCCTGATCCCCATCTGTCTCAGCAGATGTTTGAGGAAACTTCACAGCACCTTCTCTAATTTCATTCCAGTTCTGCAGAAAAGCTAATTAGATTTGTAcaggaaaaaaacccaaaaacaaatCTGTACTGAACTTTAGAGAacgaaatgttaaaaaaaaaagtatatctAATATCGACATTGTGTCAAAAAAGAGACATAAATctgaaaaagaacagaaaactgtCCTAATGGGCGTGGACTAATATGCAAATGTGCATGTTTGATTGACGCATGAGACTCCGGCTGTTGAGAATCAGGATTTTAACCTGCATGTAGCAaccacacaattacacaaactacacattatctacacactacattagCTTTCAGATGTTATGGTAACCTTCAACCAACCGTTACAACTATCTCCAGAATATCCAATAAAAACCTCTGaaaagtgtgtgtactgtgttttttaccctgagagtgtgtgtactgagtgttttttaccctgagagtgtgtgtactgagtgttttttacccagagagtgtgtgtactgagtgttttttaccctgagagtgtgtgtactgagtgttttttaccctgagagtgtgtgtactgagtgttttttaccctgagagtgtgtgtactgagtgtttttttttaccagagagtgtgtgtactgagtgttttttccctgagagtgtgtgtactgagtgttttttccctgagagtgtgtgtactgagtgttttttaccagagagtgtgtgtactgagtgttttttaccagagagtgtgtgtactgagtgttttttccctgagagtgtgtgtactgagtgttttttaccctgagagtgtgtgtactgagtgttttttaccctgagagtgtgtgtactgagtgttttttttaccagagagtgtgtgtactgagtgttttttccctgagagtgtgtgtactgagtgttttttccctgagagtgtgtgtactgagtgttttttaccagagagtgtgtgtactgagtgttttttaccagagagtgtgtgtactgagtgttttttccctgagagtgtgtgtactgagtgttttttaccctgagagtgtgtgtactgagtgttttttaccctgagagtgtgtgtactgagtgttttttccctgagagtgtgtgtactgagtgttttttcccagagagtgtgtgtactgtgtgttttttaccctgagagtgtgtgtactgagtgttttttccctgagagtgtgtgtactgagtgttttttccctgagagtgtgtgtactgagtgttttttccctgagagtgtgtgtactgagtgttttttccctgagagtgtgtgtactgagtgttttttccctgagagtgtgtgtactgagtgtttttttccctgagagtgtgtgtactgagtgttttttccctgagagtgtgtgtactgagtgttttttccctgagagtgtgtgtactgagtgttttttccctgagagtgtgtgtactgagtgttttttcccagagagtgtgtgtactgagtgttttttttttaccagagagtgtgtgtactgagtgttttttccctgagagtgtgtgtactgagtgttttttaccagagagtgtgtgtactgagtgtttttttttaccagagagtgtgtgtactgagtgttttttaccctgagagtgtgtgtactgagtgttttttccctgagagtgtgtgtactgagtgttttttccctgagagtgtgtgtactgagtgttttttccctgagagtgtgtgtactgagtgttttttcccagagagtgtgtgtactgagggtttttttccctgagagtgtgtgtactgagtgtttttttcctgagagtgtgtgtactgagtgttttttaccctgagagtgtgtgtactgagtgttttttaccctgagagtgtgtgtactgagtgtttttttcctgagagtatgtgtactgagtgttttttaccctgagagtgtgtactgagtgttttttaccctgagagtgtgtgtactgagtgttttttaccagaaagtgtgtgtactgagtgttttttttcgtgagagtgtgtgtactgagtgttttttaccctgagagtgtgtgtactgagtgttttttccctgagagtgtgtgtactgagtgtttttttacCAGAGAGCGTGTGTACTGAGTGCTTTTTtaccagagagtgtgtgtactgagtgtttttttttaccagagagtgtgtgtactgagtgttttttccctgagagtgtgtgtactgagtgttttgtccctgagagtgtgtgtactgagtgttttttaccagagagtgtgtgtactgagtgttttttttaccagagagtgtgtgtactgagtgtttttttttaccagagagtgtgtgtactgagtgtttttttaccagagagtgtgtgtactgagtgttttttttaccagagagtgtgtgtactgagtgttttttcccctgagagtgtgtgtactgagtgtttttttacctgagagtgtgtgtactgagtgtttttttcctgagagtgtgtgtactgagtgttttttttaccagagagtgtgtgtactgagtgttttttttaccctgagagtgtgtgtactgagtgttttttacctgagagtgtgtgtactgagtgttttttacctgagagtgtgtgtactgagtgtttttttttttaccagagagtgtgtgtactgagtgttttttttaccagagagtgtgtgtactgagtgttttttaccagagagtgtgtgtactgagtgtttttttttaccagagagtgtgtgtactgagtgttttttaccctgagagtgtgtgtactgagtgttttttccctgagagtgtgtgtactgagtgttttttccctgagagtgtgtgtactgagtgttttttccctgagagtgtgtgtactgagtgttttttcccagagagtgtgtgtactgagtgttttttaccagagagtgtgtgtactgagtgtttttttttaccagagagtgtgtgtactgagtgtttttccctgagagtgtgtgtactgagtgttttttccctgagagtgtgtgtactgagtgttttttcccagagagtgtgtgtactgagtgttttttccctgagagtgtgtgtactgagtgttttttccctgagagtgtgtgtactgagtgttttttcccagagagtgtgtgtactgagtgttttttaccagagagtgtgtgtactgagtgtttttttttaccagagagtgtgtgtactgagtgttttttaccagagagtgtgtgtactgagtgtttttttaccagagagtgtgtgtactgagtgttttttccctgagagtgtgtgtactgagtgtttttttttaccagagagtgtgtgtactgagtgttttttaccctgagagtgtgtgtactgagtgttttttccctgagagtgtgtgtactgagtgttttttcccagagagtgtgtgtactgagtgttttttcccagagagtgtgtgtactgagtgttttttccctgagagtgtgtgtactgagtgttttttaccctgagagtgtgtgtactgagtgttttttaccctgagagtgtgtgtactgagtgttttttccctgagagtgtgtgtactgagtgttttttcccagagagtgtgtgtactgagtgttttttaccctgagagtgtgtgtactgagtgttttttccctgagagtgtgtgtactgagtgttttttccctgagagtgtgtgtactgagtgttttttccctgagagtgtgtgtactgagtgttttttccctgagagtgtgtgtactgagtgttttttccctgagagtgtgtgtactgagtgttttttcccagagagtgtgtgtactgagtgttttttcccagagagtgtgtgtactgagtgttttttcccagagagtgtgtgtactgagtgttttttcccagagagtgtgtgtactgagtgttttttccctgagagtgtgtgtactgagtgttttttccctgagagtgtgtgtactgagtgttttttcccagagagtgtgtgtactgagtgttttttaccagagagtgtgtgtactgagtgttttttccctgagagtgtgtgtactgagtgttttttcccagagagtgtgtgtactgagtgttttttcccagagagtgtgtgtactgagtgttttttccctgagagtgtgtgtactgagtgttttttccctgagagtgtgtgtactgagtgttttttttaccagagagtgtgtgtactgagtgcaTAAGCATGTGGTACAAACTCCACTTTACAAACAATTACTCCTCATTACTTTCTTCTTGACACCTAGAAGCTGTCAGTAGTTTAAgattgaatgtgtttttacttaGAGGACTTGAAGAACTTGAAGAAGCTTTAAAGGTTCTAAATGTGTGTAGAATTAATTTGATATTTATAAGACAgtaatcttttattatttacatctgCTGGATGTCTTTGATGaggaagtgatttatttttctgttacagcagctgCAGTGAACAACATTCAGTGGATCTGGTGTTTATGGAACTGAaatatatgtctctctctctctctctctctctctctctctctctctctctctctctctctctctctctctctctttctctctctctgtccccctctctctctctctctccccccccctctctctgtccctctctctctctctcccagagagagggacagagagagggagagagagagggagagagagaatataattaattaaatgtgtgttaatataattaattaaataattagtacaaataaataaatatatagctttacattttgttttgctatGGTTTACATCCTGAAATAATAATCCTGTTATCCTAAATTAGTCATCATTTGGAcacaaaatgacattatttgtatgaagtttatatgtttataatgaagttaatgtacaaaaaaataagcCACAAATGatcattataattaattataaacactTAGGATGAAAggtttttcatttcatatttgacagagttgtttatttctgaaacattatctcacacacacacacacacacacacacacacacacacacacacacacacacacacacacacacacacaaagtgacatcagtaataataaacagtcTAATTAGTCTAATTAAACATCACAATTATCTTCCATCTTTCTATCCTTTTCACAGTCCACGTGCCGTTTATGAATATTTCTCACATCTGTTTTGCATATTTATGACTTTTCAGTGACGTCACAGCGCGTGCTGGAGCCGGCAGCGCGGATTAGGGCGGGAAGAAGAGAGCGCGCGCGCTCGCGGAGACTGGAGGCTCGAGCGAGTATCAGTGCGCGAGCTCCAGCACAGCGCCTCAGAGTAACGGTTTTTTCTCTCTGAGGTAAATAATCCGGAACATGCGATGCGTTTATTGTGATCTGGTGCTAATATTTTGATGGTGAAACGGTGAAGACGTCGCCGTGTCCGTACACCGAGACCGGAGGGATGTAACGTTATAAACGGAGGATGCTGCTAACCGTAAGGCTGCGACTGGACCCACAGAACCGTGACAGAACCCTCACAGAACCGGACAGAACCGGACAGAACCCACAGAACCGTGACTGGACCGTGACGGGATGTTTGTGTGCTATAAAGCTGTGATGTAGCCGCTCAGCTCCGACACCATGCAGCTGTGTTGCTGCTTAAAGCACAATGGAGGCTGAGAGAGAaatcctgaggtaaaaaaagGGCAATAAAGCCTTAATAATGACTTTCCTGATACCTTTTTGTCCTGGAGTGAATGTCACGCGTTATTCCGTTATACAGGCTGCAGAAATGAcctgtcctcctcctcctcttcatcatcatcaccaccatcatcatcatcgcctCTGATCAAAGGGACGCTGAAACAGATCCGGATCGAATCTGATCGCATCtcatcattttattcttttaaataataatatttgaatgatttatttttcctaAATGGCTGCGGCACGGAAAATTAAAACTTTGCTGACGGTGAACATCCTGGTGTTTGTCGGCATCGTGTTGTTCTCGGTGTACTGCCGGATCCAGGACCGGTCCGAGGAGCTCGTGCAGCTCGGGCGGTCGGCGGAGGCGCGCGCGCGGACCCGACAGGGCAGAGTCACGGACACCGACCGGCAGTCCATCCTGCAGAGACTGGAGAGGCTGGAGGACGTGGTGTACAACCAGCTTAACGGTATGCGCGTGCGTTCACACTCACTAATCCCGTTATATCCCGTGTCTTTCTTCTATCACAGGTGtgaacacaccatcacaccttcACACCAGTGTGCAGCGTAGTCTAGTCACCTCTGAGCtcgaaggaaaccagagaaccaggaggaaaccTACTGGGACAGAAAGAGCACATATGAAAGCCCACACAGACAAGAACCCAAATAAGGATCTATCTGGAACCCCGAGTGGTCGTTAGATGCAGGATTAGGTCCAGTGTTTGGAATAGAGCTACTAGTGTGTCCCGTGTCTTACCTTCTCTGGTCTGTGATTTGGTGCTATTGAGAACCTTTAGTAACGCATGGGAACCTTCTAAGGTGTTTAATGACATCTGAGACTTATTATAAAACACACCttgttgttttaatgtaaaactTCTCACTGACACGCTAGCTAACAttttcctacattacccacaatgcctttgGAGTGTTTCTTCATGGTAGAGCAGTACAGTTGGAATTCACCCTTGTGTCATGGCTACAGAGATAAAAGAGAGCgatgcagcggcgctttagTCCTTAAGCTTTCCTCGTCTGTACATTCTACACAGATCAGATTCTTAAACTACTCTCTCATATCGCTGCTTCACATAAAGCTTCACTGTAGATAATGCAAAAGTATGCATGAGGGTGTCAGAGGAGAAAAGGATGAAAAAGGTAACAAATGGTGTCGTCACACATCTGAATGATTTGATGGATGATGTCATTAACGTCAGTCTAGTTTCTGACACGTTTCCGTGAGCCAGAGTTCAGGCAGAGTTCAATAATTATATCAAgaggaagttgtggcctaatggttagagagtgtgacgcctaaccctaaggttgtgggttcgagtctcgggctggcaataccacgactgaggtgcccttgagcaaggcacagaacaccccccccaactgctcgccaggcgccgcagcataaatggctgcccactgctccgggtgtgtgttaacggtgtgtgtgtgttcactgctgtgtgtgtgcactttggatgggttaaatgcagagaataaattctgagtatgggtcaccgtactcagccgtacgtcacgtcactttccctttcatttttatttagaaactTTTAAAGTACACAAGGACATAGACACATTTCAGAATTTAaggcagaaataaaaatgttaaaataatatcaacaatatactataaataaaggaaaaggaataaaaaagagcaataatTACCCCTGGTCAAAAATCCCTCGTCACTTTATTCATCAGAACTGACAGCTGAGAGAGATTAACACTGAAAAATACAAGACAGCTAGATCATTCTTTATTCACATTGCTTATTTAATGTTCTGATATCTCACTATCACTAGAGACAAAAGCAAACTGAGTAATAAATCTCTCTTCTATCATATTTGCCATCACAGTTATTTGTAAAATGTTAGATGTTACACAGTGCTGTATGTCTGCGTAATGATTATCTTCCTAGTCCGGTTTACTTTTCCATTCGCTGACAATTATAAATGGGCGAGATATAAATCGGTGGTGTGGCTAATAAATAACACCTAGCTGACACTGCAGTACGTGTAAAggtgatgttatttatttatttattttacctgtACCCCATTTGTGCAGTTCCAGTAGGGTGGCGCTCAtcaaagtgacgtgacatacggctaagtaaggtgacccatacttgacccagaattcgttctctgcatttaaaggtggggtctccgatttttgagaaatgcttcagaaaactgagtcgggccgaaaaataaacaaaaaacaaaacaaacgtgtagccaatgagcagaaaggggcgtgtcttatcAATAtacggcagagagagtgttcagtgggcatgtgtgacattagcagaaagtggttttaacatcgacatggaggataaaaacaaagaaagaaagagaagaaagacttatgataaggcaagaagtaggacgtgttaatataggatcagctttccagcactggagagctggagagaactgaaggagcaggaagttggccacatattcacaggttggagtttcccgagtcaataactcctgagctaaacgctgttactacacaaataacacctcttttctatcgtagtgatgtagagaggcagctacaaccgcgttttgtgtagtaacagcgtttagctcaggagttatcgactcgggaaactccgacctgtgaatatgtggccgactttatttaagacgccgaggcgcttttttccttctcgataggtgagtaacgttggttttgctttgttacacagaactaatatatgcctttgtcctttacatcattatgcttgtgtgtcatttttgcttgtttgtttatctgcaatcgtattgttcttcccatcagctatgataaagacacgtttctttacagtagtcgcctgggttacgtatgtatgtgtgggcggagctatcgatacaagggtgggacccgtttgggttaggggcgtgtttgttttggtgattttatatgtcaacattggctttcaaaaatcggagaccgcacctttaacccaaagtgcacacacagcagtgaacacacacagcagtgaacacacgcacacacacacacacactgtgaacacacacacaccgtgaacacacacccagagtagtgggcagccatttatgctgtggcgcccggggtgcagttgggggggttcggtgccttgctcagtcgtggctggccctaGACTCGAACCCAAGGGTTTCAACCAAAGGGTTCGGAATcggactctctaaccattaggcca encodes:
- the LOC125145518 gene encoding apidaecins type 73-like, which produces MQFHFLYKIIYLIKVSHREDDSPTYTPGGRQPHIHTGRTTVPDTHREDDSPTYTPGGRQSQIHTGRTTAPHTHREDDSPTYTPGGRQPHIHTGRTTAPHTHREDDSPTYTPGGRQPNIHTRRTTAKHTHREDDSPTYTPGGRQPHIHTGRTTAPHIHREDDSQTYTPGGRQSQIHTGRTTAPHTHREDVSPTYTPGGRQPHIHTGRTTAKHTHREDDSPTYTPGGRQPHIHTGRTTAPHTHREDDSPTYTPGGRQPHIHTGRTTAPHTG